Below is a genomic region from Trichoderma asperellum chromosome 2, complete sequence.
TGAGTACTTAAAGGGCAGCCAGATTCGAGCGATTGGTACACCAACTTTGGAGTACCTTGACAGGGCAGTTGAATCAAACTATGCAAAGGATGCGCTAGCCGTTTATGGTCAGGCGCCGCGCTATACTCGTAGCTTGTATTATGTAGCCGCGAAACAAGAACACCTTGATGACAGCACAGGAACACttggcagcaacaacagctgcGTCTATACGGACAGCTACACACAACCACGAAGATGCGTATCTTCCAGTCAATTCTTCCTCTGTGCCTGCTATTTGCTGGGGGCTTTGCGAAGAAGGATCGATATGAGGAATTTCATCAGCTTTCTCAACGCTCCTCGCCTTTGAAGCTGAATGATGCCACATATACTTCTTTGACGGCCGCTCCAAGAAATCATAGCGTGGCTGTCCTCCTTACTGCTTTGGAAACCAGGTTCGGCTGCCAGCTTTGCCAAGAGTTTGCGCCTGAATGGGAGATTCTTGGACGAAGTTGGATTCGAGGCGATAAAGCTGGCGAGTCGCGACTCATCTTTGGTACACTGGATTTCGCTGATGGTCGAGAGACTTTCATTTCGGTACGTAGTGAATATCTCAATCCGGAGAAGGTTAGTTATTCTATAGCAATGCTAATGTATCAATTCATATCACAGCTTGGCCTCCAAACCGCCCCGGTGCTCCTCCTCTTTAACCCGACTATTGGACCTCATGCCGCTGCCTCCCCAGAGCCTGTTCGATACGACTTTACGGCAGGGTGAGTAATCATGCGAATCTCTCTGCTGTTATATATTGCAACTGATGTTGACCAATTCCAGGCCTTCAGCAGCTGAGCAAGTTCATTCCTGGCTATCTCGGCAGCTTCCCAACAGGCCACACCCGCCTGTGCAACGACCCTTCAACTGGCTTCGATGGGCCTCCACCGTGACTATTGTCCTCGGCGTTGGCACTGCGTTAGCAAGTGCATCTTCCTATGTGCTGCCCATCATCCAAAACCGCAATATTTGGGCCTCCATCAGCCTGATCGCtattctcctcttcattaGTGGCCATATGTTCAACCATATTCGGAAAGTTCCTTATATTGTTGGAgatggccatggcggcgTTAGCTATATTGCAGGAGGCTTCCAAAACCAACTTGGATTAGAAACACAAATCGTGGCTGCTATCTGTAAGACAAAGTCCTTTGCCCTCCATTTCGTATATGAAACTAACGTGCTCACACGATAGACGGTGTGCTCTCATTCTGTGCCATTACCTTAGCCGTCAAAGTTCCTCGCATGGCCGATTCCAAGACTCAGCAGGTCGCGGTTGTCGTTTGGAGCGTTATACTATTCCTCGTATACAGCTTCCTCCTAAGCGTCTTCCGCGTCAAGAACTCTGGCTACCCATTCTCTTTGCCTCCTTTCATGTAAATGGAGTGGGACAAGAAATATCAAGGCAAGATTTTATACAATTAGCTAGAGCCTAATTGATAAATTACTGCACTTGCTGTGCAGGTATCAACACCTTGAAGTATGGATCATCTATATCGCAGTAGGGAAGA
It encodes:
- a CDS encoding uncharacterized protein (SECRETED:SignalP(1-19)~TransMembrane:4 (n3-14c19/20o176-201i208-227o261-279i291-311o)) yields the protein MRIFQSILPLCLLFAGGFAKKDRYEEFHQLSQRSSPLKLNDATYTSLTAAPRNHSVAVLLTALETRFGCQLCQEFAPEWEILGRSWIRGDKAGESRLIFGTLDFADGRETFISLGLQTAPVLLLFNPTIGPHAAASPEPVRYDFTAGPSAAEQVHSWLSRQLPNRPHPPVQRPFNWLRWASTVTIVLGVGTALASASSYVLPIIQNRNIWASISLIAILLFISGHMFNHIRKVPYIVGDGHGGVSYIAGGFQNQLGLETQIVAAIYGVLSFCAITLAVKVPRMADSKTQQVAVVVWSVILFLVYSFLLSVFRVKNSGYPFSLPPFM